In a single window of the Pseudoruegeria sp. SHC-113 genome:
- a CDS encoding DUF475 domain-containing protein, with product MPPTPSSHLRAPILVTFLGLAAAAALSQRMTAGGAEAVGFVATALILAGLEIALSFDNAVVNANRLDNMSALWRRRFLTWGILIAVFGMRIVFPLAIVCVAARIAPWAAVDVAVNDPARYAEIITAAHPSIAAFGGVFLMLVALSFFGQQSAQGAWLPGVEVLLRRLGRGHITPPLVALAVAAGFATLQPAGRQLEFLLAAGAGVAAFLALEALAQVLDRPAVSDSARAGLGGFLYLEMIDASFSFDGVIGAFALTTNLFLIAIGLGIGAMYVRAFTIILVEFRTLSRFIYLENGAFLSVFLLSAGLLLKSAVHLPELALGTVSVAIILAALVASLRAQEARVPGG from the coding sequence ATGCCGCCCACCCCCAGCAGCCACCTGCGCGCCCCGATTCTGGTGACCTTCCTCGGCCTCGCCGCCGCCGCGGCCCTGAGCCAGCGCATGACGGCGGGCGGCGCGGAAGCCGTGGGCTTCGTGGCCACCGCGCTGATCCTTGCCGGGCTGGAAATCGCGCTCTCCTTCGACAACGCCGTGGTCAACGCCAACCGGCTGGACAATATGAGCGCGCTCTGGCGGCGGCGCTTCCTGACATGGGGCATCCTGATCGCCGTCTTCGGGATGCGGATCGTCTTTCCGCTGGCGATCGTCTGCGTCGCCGCGCGGATCGCGCCCTGGGCGGCGGTGGATGTGGCGGTGAACGATCCCGCCCGCTACGCCGAGATCATCACCGCCGCGCATCCCTCGATTGCCGCCTTCGGCGGGGTGTTCCTGATGCTGGTGGCGCTCTCGTTTTTCGGACAGCAATCGGCGCAGGGCGCGTGGCTGCCCGGTGTCGAGGTGCTGCTGCGGCGGCTTGGGCGCGGCCACATCACGCCGCCGCTGGTGGCGCTCGCCGTCGCGGCGGGCTTTGCCACCCTGCAGCCTGCGGGCCGTCAGTTGGAGTTCCTGCTCGCTGCCGGGGCGGGCGTGGCGGCCTTCCTCGCGCTGGAGGCCCTCGCACAGGTGCTCGACAGGCCCGCCGTCAGCGACAGCGCCCGCGCCGGGCTGGGCGGCTTCCTCTACCTCGAAATGATCGACGCCAGCTTTTCTTTCGACGGGGTGATCGGGGCCTTCGCCCTGACGACCAACCTCTTCCTCATCGCCATCGGCCTTGGCATCGGCGCGATGTATGTGCGCGCCTTCACGATCATCCTCGTGGAGTTCCGCACCCTTTCGCGCTTCATCTACCTTGAGAACGGCGCGTTTCTTTCGGTCTTCCTGCTCTCGGCGGGGCTTCTGCTGAAATCCGCCGTGCACCTGCCGGAACTGGCGCTTGGCACGGTCAGCGTGGCGATCATCCTCGCCGCCCTCGTGGCCTCGCTGCGCGCGCAGGAGGCGCGGGTACCGGGGGGCTGA
- a CDS encoding endonuclease/exonuclease/phosphatase family protein, translated as MIESVVSTLPLVTAEERAAILSAPRTAQAHRDLLASVPAMNTLQVGGTARAARLPERFTVAAWNVERCLFPEATAAHLAPLKPDVVLLSEVDHGMARTGQRHTTEEVAAALGMGYAFGVEFHELDLGGATERAFCKDDVNARGWHGNAVLSSVPFEKLALIRLDDHGHWFSADERDVDPGQPRLGGRMAIAAVLPGAEGPLCVVSTHLESNADAAHREAQFLILLEAVEAFAPGMPVLIGGDLNTGNHLPPDFDHRRETLFGLGEARGYDWGFTADGPTTRPSLITPHPDRVMTLDWLAGRDLDCLEKGVLPSISQEGTPLSDHDCVWCRAEVGGD; from the coding sequence GTGATTGAGTCTGTCGTTTCTACATTGCCGCTGGTGACGGCGGAGGAGCGCGCGGCGATCCTGTCTGCCCCGCGCACCGCGCAGGCGCATCGGGATTTGCTGGCCTCTGTCCCTGCGATGAACACGTTGCAGGTGGGCGGCACGGCCCGGGCCGCACGGCTGCCTGAACGTTTCACCGTCGCGGCCTGGAACGTGGAGCGCTGCCTGTTCCCCGAAGCCACCGCCGCCCATCTGGCACCGCTGAAGCCGGATGTGGTGCTGCTCTCGGAGGTGGATCACGGCATGGCTCGCACCGGCCAGCGCCACACCACCGAGGAAGTGGCCGCCGCCCTTGGCATGGGCTACGCCTTCGGGGTGGAGTTCCACGAGCTGGATCTGGGCGGGGCGACGGAGCGCGCCTTCTGCAAGGACGATGTCAACGCGCGAGGCTGGCATGGCAATGCGGTGCTCTCCTCGGTGCCCTTTGAAAAGCTCGCCCTGATCCGGCTGGACGATCACGGCCATTGGTTTTCGGCAGACGAGCGCGACGTGGATCCGGGCCAGCCACGCCTTGGCGGGCGGATGGCGATTGCCGCCGTGCTGCCGGGGGCGGAGGGGCCGCTCTGCGTTGTCTCCACCCATCTGGAAAGCAACGCCGATGCGGCGCATCGGGAGGCGCAGTTTTTGATCCTGCTGGAGGCGGTGGAGGCGTTTGCGCCGGGGATGCCGGTGCTGATCGGAGGCGATCTGAACACCGGTAACCACCTGCCGCCGGATTTCGATCACCGCCGCGAAACGCTTTTTGGGCTCGGCGAAGCGCGGGGTTACGATTGGGGTTTCACGGCGGACGGCCCAACAACGCGGCCCAGCCTGATCACGCCGCACCCGGACCGGGTGATGACGCTGGATTGGCTGGCGGGCCGCGATCTGGACTGCCTAGAGAAAGGGGTTCTGCCGTCCATCTCGCAAGAGGGCACGCCGCTTTCGGATCACGATTGTGTCTGGTGCCGGGCCGAGGTGGGGGGAGACTAG
- a CDS encoding ABC transporter ATP-binding protein, with protein MSLLSVRNLAIRFATGDGHVHAVNDVSFDIAPGEKVALVGESGSGKSQIALSIMGLLAKNAQVEGEAQFEGQNLLALSQPALNKIRAKKIAMIFQDPMSALNPYMRVGRQLTEIVELHEGLGRAAARKRAIEAMEAVQIPDARNRIDAYPHEFSGGMRQRIVIAMALICKPSLILADEPTTALDVTVQAQIMRLLDEVQSELNTAVLLITHDLGVVAGFCDRAMVLYGGRMMETAPTKALFAAPSHPYTRGLLRAVPNINDDAELSAIPGSPPNQLRPLTHCPFAARCADAVAECQSTLPALTGEITKRACLRPVEALS; from the coding sequence ATGAGCCTGCTGTCTGTTCGCAATCTTGCCATCCGCTTTGCCACCGGCGATGGCCATGTGCATGCCGTCAACGACGTGAGCTTCGACATCGCCCCCGGCGAGAAGGTCGCGCTGGTGGGGGAAAGTGGCTCCGGCAAAAGCCAGATCGCGCTGTCGATCATGGGGCTGCTGGCCAAGAACGCCCAAGTGGAGGGCGAAGCGCAGTTTGAAGGCCAGAACCTGCTGGCCCTCTCGCAGCCCGCGCTCAACAAGATCCGCGCCAAGAAGATCGCCATGATCTTTCAGGATCCGATGAGCGCGCTGAACCCCTATATGCGGGTTGGCCGCCAGCTGACGGAAATCGTCGAGCTGCACGAGGGGCTGGGCCGCGCCGCCGCCCGCAAACGCGCCATCGAGGCGATGGAGGCGGTGCAGATCCCGGACGCCAGGAACCGGATCGACGCCTACCCCCACGAGTTCTCCGGCGGGATGCGCCAGCGCATCGTCATCGCCATGGCGCTGATCTGCAAGCCGAGCCTGATCCTTGCCGACGAGCCGACAACCGCGCTCGACGTCACGGTGCAGGCCCAGATCATGCGCCTGCTGGACGAGGTCCAGAGCGAGCTGAACACCGCCGTGCTGCTGATCACCCACGATCTGGGCGTGGTGGCGGGCTTCTGCGATCGCGCCATGGTGCTTTATGGTGGGCGGATGATGGAAACCGCGCCCACCAAGGCGCTGTTTGCCGCGCCAAGCCACCCCTACACGCGCGGCCTTCTGCGCGCCGTGCCCAACATCAACGACGACGCAGAGCTGAGCGCCATCCCGGGCAGTCCGCCCAACCAGCTGCGCCCGCTCACCCATTGCCCCTTCGCCGCCCGTTGCGCGGACGCAGTGGCCGAGTGCCAAAGCACCCTGCCCGCGCTCACCGGCGAGATCACCAAACGCGCCTGCCTGCGCCCCGTGGAGGCCCTGTCATGA
- a CDS encoding ABC transporter permease subunit, which produces MFNYSVRRLLTAVPTILILIVFAFYLMRLAPGGPFTSEKPLPPAVMENVLKRYGLDEPLHVQLFTYIKNIVCCFDFGPSFSQKDRSVNDIIAQGFPVTLTYGFWSAVFVLMLGIPLGIIAALRHNGFWDYLMTGLAIFSQIFPNFVLAPLMVLLFTLSWGLLPGGGWNGGQWQYIVMPAIALGTSYMAGVARLTRGSLLEVLNAPFIRTARAKGLPERTILIRHALKPALLPTLTYMGPVFVYMITGSVFIDVFFSTGGIGQDFIDGAYSRDYSVLLGLAIIYCVLTFSINLVLDLLYAWIDPKVRDSL; this is translated from the coding sequence ATGTTCAATTACAGCGTCCGCCGCCTGCTCACAGCGGTGCCGACAATCCTCATCCTGATTGTCTTCGCCTTCTACCTGATGCGGCTGGCCCCCGGTGGCCCCTTCACCTCGGAAAAGCCATTGCCCCCGGCGGTGATGGAAAACGTGCTCAAGCGCTACGGGCTCGACGAGCCGCTGCACGTCCAGCTTTTCACCTACATCAAGAATATCGTCTGCTGCTTTGATTTCGGCCCCTCCTTCTCCCAGAAGGACCGCTCGGTGAACGACATCATCGCACAGGGCTTCCCGGTGACGCTGACCTATGGCTTCTGGTCGGCTGTCTTCGTGCTGATGCTGGGCATCCCGTTGGGGATCATCGCCGCGCTGCGCCACAACGGCTTCTGGGATTACCTGATGACGGGTCTTGCGATCTTCTCCCAGATCTTCCCGAACTTCGTGCTCGCGCCCTTAATGGTGCTGCTGTTCACGCTGAGCTGGGGCCTGCTGCCCGGCGGCGGCTGGAACGGCGGCCAGTGGCAATACATCGTGATGCCCGCCATCGCGCTTGGCACCTCCTACATGGCTGGCGTCGCCCGCCTGACGCGCGGCTCGCTGCTTGAAGTGCTGAACGCGCCCTTCATCCGCACCGCCCGCGCCAAGGGCCTGCCCGAACGCACCATCCTGATCCGCCATGCGCTGAAACCGGCGCTGCTGCCGACGCTCACCTACATGGGGCCGGTCTTCGTCTACATGATCACGGGCTCCGTGTTCATCGACGTTTTCTTCTCCACCGGCGGCATCGGGCAGGATTTCATCGACGGTGCCTACAGCCGCGACTACTCCGTGCTGCTCGGCCTTGCGATCATTTATTGCGTGCTGACCTTCTCGATCAACCTTGTGCTCGATCTGCTCTACGCCTGGATCGACCCGAAAGTGAGGGACTCCCTGTGA
- a CDS encoding ABC transporter ATP-binding protein: protein MSDAILTVDDLKVVFDTRQGRKYPWSPMNKVHAVNGVSLQLARGQTLGVVGESGCGKSTLIRAIAGLVTPSGGTVRLEGKPVNYQSRSEVLALRHRVQMIFQDPVASLNPRMTVREIVSEPATRFRKDLDAPAQEKLVRDMLDRVGIAQRNFNRYPHEFSGGQCQRIGIARALAVNPAILLCDEPVSALDVSIQAQVVNLLKELQAEMGLSLIFVAHDLGVVRHISNDILVMYMGGMMEKAESAALVKAPSHPYTQALLSSVPVPDPNVVVQPQVLEGDLPSPLNLPEGCLFQSRCPKRQDVCKATKPALLTEAGCDVACHFAGA, encoded by the coding sequence ATGAGCGATGCCATCCTGACCGTCGACGATCTGAAGGTCGTGTTCGACACGCGGCAAGGCCGCAAATACCCGTGGTCGCCGATGAACAAGGTCCATGCGGTGAACGGCGTGAGCCTGCAGCTCGCGCGCGGCCAGACGCTGGGCGTCGTGGGCGAAAGCGGCTGTGGGAAATCCACCCTGATCCGCGCCATCGCCGGGCTTGTCACGCCTTCTGGCGGCACCGTGCGGCTTGAGGGCAAACCGGTAAACTACCAGAGCCGCTCCGAGGTGCTGGCCCTGCGTCACCGGGTGCAGATGATCTTTCAGGATCCCGTGGCCTCGCTGAACCCGCGCATGACGGTGCGCGAGATCGTGAGCGAGCCCGCCACCCGCTTCCGCAAGGATCTGGACGCGCCCGCGCAGGAAAAGCTCGTGCGCGACATGCTGGACCGCGTCGGCATCGCGCAGCGCAACTTCAACCGCTACCCGCATGAGTTCTCCGGCGGCCAATGCCAGCGCATCGGCATCGCCCGCGCTCTGGCGGTGAACCCGGCCATCCTGCTCTGCGACGAGCCGGTCTCCGCCCTTGACGTGTCGATTCAGGCGCAGGTGGTGAACCTGCTGAAAGAGCTGCAGGCGGAGATGGGGCTGTCGCTGATCTTCGTGGCCCACGATCTGGGTGTGGTGCGCCATATCTCCAACGACATCCTCGTCATGTATATGGGCGGGATGATGGAGAAGGCGGAGTCCGCCGCGCTGGTGAAAGCGCCGAGCCACCCCTACACGCAGGCGCTGCTGTCCTCGGTGCCGGTGCCCGACCCGAACGTGGTGGTCCAGCCGCAGGTGCTGGAAGGCGATCTGCCGAGCCCGCTCAACCTGCCCGAAGGCTGCCTGTTCCAATCGCGATGCCCGAAGCGTCAGGACGTGTGCAAGGCCACCAAACCCGCGCTTCTGACGGAAGCAGGCTGCGACGTGGCCTGCCATTTCGCCGGGGCTTAA
- a CDS encoding SMP-30/gluconolactonase/LRE family protein, with protein sequence MAEEAGGARLLARGLSVLTALGAAPGGLNSAQIQARTGLAKATLSRILATLREAGFVRLGADGRRYTLGPQLFDLTAAAQPDLAQRVIFRAETQRLADLLERPVRHWRLEGASLQAEALILPFGMESAGAAAQAQAPQKIALDRSAAGTAVLAAMPPERLARLLPDLPEYSARNSDLSLRLGVCAATGFSTWDTGESRHDIAAAVIDASGAPVAALCVASLPGEVSEAERHRIGRQVALAAQKVSMGRNLGPRKRDVKTPLPKPTKAALSAEIAVMAGVPEPDKVGTSPAWDARSQRLIWGDSLGGALNWLAPGGQAGRLPFASLPGAVVPFSGGRAIVASRDGIAIVDYLTGRRHALSHPEPEDPLRRFSVARVGPDGRLWVGTLQPAAPESTAEGRLYAFGQDGKIEKMLTLERGVKGLCWSPDGAFLYLTEAGSQTILRFEMTPRNHRPAHPRRFARHTGAGTPNGITVDAEGCLWAAIYGGWQILRFDPSGRLIGSIDLPVPLPTGLCFFGRSLQELFVTNCRMHVPAEILDVAGQAGVPLRIRVQAQGVAQPEFRMP encoded by the coding sequence ATGGCAGAGGAGGCAGGCGGCGCGCGGCTGCTGGCGCGGGGGTTGAGCGTGCTCACAGCCCTTGGGGCCGCGCCGGGCGGGCTGAACTCGGCGCAGATTCAGGCGCGCACGGGGCTGGCGAAGGCGACGCTCTCGCGCATCCTCGCCACGTTGCGGGAGGCCGGGTTTGTGCGGCTGGGGGCGGATGGGCGGCGCTACACGCTGGGGCCGCAGCTTTTCGATCTGACGGCGGCGGCGCAGCCGGATCTGGCGCAGCGCGTGATCTTCCGTGCTGAAACCCAGCGGCTCGCCGATCTGCTGGAGCGCCCGGTGCGGCATTGGCGGCTGGAGGGCGCAAGCCTGCAGGCCGAGGCGCTGATCCTGCCCTTCGGGATGGAGTCCGCGGGCGCGGCGGCGCAGGCGCAGGCGCCGCAGAAGATCGCGCTGGACCGCTCCGCCGCCGGCACCGCCGTGCTGGCCGCGATGCCGCCGGAACGGCTCGCGCGGCTGCTGCCGGATCTGCCGGAATATTCCGCGCGCAACAGCGATCTGTCGCTGCGGCTTGGCGTCTGTGCCGCCACCGGCTTTTCCACATGGGACACCGGCGAAAGCCGCCATGACATCGCCGCCGCCGTGATCGACGCCAGTGGCGCGCCGGTCGCCGCGCTTTGCGTTGCCAGCTTGCCCGGCGAGGTGAGCGAGGCCGAGCGCCACCGGATCGGGCGGCAGGTGGCGCTGGCGGCGCAGAAGGTCTCGATGGGGCGAAACCTGGGGCCGCGCAAACGCGATGTGAAAACGCCTCTGCCCAAGCCCACCAAGGCCGCGCTGTCCGCCGAGATCGCCGTGATGGCGGGCGTGCCTGAGCCCGACAAGGTGGGCACGAGCCCGGCCTGGGACGCGCGCAGCCAGCGGCTGATCTGGGGCGACAGCCTTGGCGGTGCGCTGAACTGGCTGGCCCCCGGCGGGCAGGCGGGGCGGCTGCCTTTCGCCAGCCTGCCCGGCGCGGTGGTGCCCTTCTCCGGTGGGCGCGCCATCGTCGCCTCGCGGGATGGCATCGCCATCGTGGATTACCTGACAGGCCGCCGCCACGCCCTGAGCCACCCGGAGCCCGAAGACCCTCTGCGCCGCTTCTCTGTCGCCCGCGTCGGCCCGGACGGGCGGCTCTGGGTCGGCACATTGCAGCCCGCCGCGCCGGAAAGCACGGCGGAGGGGCGGCTTTACGCCTTCGGGCAGGACGGTAAGATCGAGAAGATGCTCACGCTGGAACGCGGCGTGAAGGGGCTTTGCTGGAGCCCGGACGGGGCCTTCCTCTATCTCACCGAGGCGGGCTCCCAGACGATCCTGCGCTTCGAGATGACCCCGCGCAACCACCGCCCGGCCCACCCGCGCCGCTTTGCACGCCACACGGGCGCGGGCACGCCCAACGGGATCACGGTGGATGCCGAGGGCTGCCTCTGGGCGGCGATCTACGGCGGCTGGCAGATCCTGCGGTTTGATCCCTCAGGCCGCCTGATCGGCAGCATCGATCTGCCGGTGCCGCTGCCCACGGGCCTGTGCTTTTTCGGCCGGAGCCTGCAGGAGCTTTTCGTCACCAACTGCCGCATGCATGTGCCTGCCGAGATCCTCGACGTGGCAGGGCAGGCAGGGGTGCCTTTGCGGATTCGGGTGCAGGCGCAGGGGGTGGCGCAGCCGGAGTTTCGCATGCCGTGA
- a CDS encoding ABC transporter ATP-binding protein: MAHVSLSNIRKVYPNGFQALERTGFSIKDGEFLVLVGPSGCGKSTLLRMIAGLEEITEGELRIGDRVVNDVDPADRDIAMVFQNYALYPHMTVRKNIAYGLKNRGIASDVIAAKVAQAAEMLNLTEYLDRKPSQLSGGQRQRVAMGRAVVRDPALFLFDEPLSNLDAKLRHQMRIEIKALQRRLGVTSVYVTHDQVEAMTMADRIIVMNAGRIEQIGTPAEIYHTPASTFVASFMGAPPMNLLEARLEEGALRVNGGTPLRAAEGVGPVTLGIRPEDVELHPEGELGFDVEIVEELGGHRLLHGRLAEQPFTVHIGKGGEASPGAMRVRLKPEALRLFDHETGRAL; this comes from the coding sequence ATGGCACATGTTTCCCTGAGCAATATTCGCAAGGTCTACCCCAATGGGTTTCAGGCCCTTGAGCGGACGGGGTTTTCCATCAAGGATGGCGAGTTTCTGGTGCTCGTCGGCCCATCGGGCTGCGGTAAGTCCACGCTGCTGCGCATGATCGCGGGGCTGGAAGAGATCACCGAGGGCGAGCTGCGCATCGGCGATCGGGTGGTGAACGACGTTGATCCGGCGGATCGCGATATCGCCATGGTGTTCCAGAACTACGCGCTCTATCCGCATATGACGGTGCGCAAGAACATCGCCTACGGGCTGAAGAACCGGGGCATCGCCAGCGATGTGATCGCGGCGAAAGTGGCGCAGGCCGCCGAGATGCTGAACCTGACGGAGTATCTGGATCGCAAGCCGAGCCAGCTTTCGGGCGGGCAACGCCAGCGGGTGGCCATGGGTCGCGCCGTGGTGCGCGATCCGGCGCTCTTCCTGTTTGACGAGCCGCTCTCCAACCTCGACGCCAAGCTGCGCCACCAGATGCGGATCGAGATCAAGGCCTTGCAGCGGCGGCTGGGGGTGACCTCGGTTTATGTGACCCACGATCAGGTGGAAGCGATGACGATGGCGGACCGCATCATCGTGATGAACGCGGGCCGGATCGAGCAGATCGGCACCCCGGCGGAGATCTACCACACCCCGGCCTCGACCTTCGTCGCGAGCTTCATGGGCGCGCCGCCGATGAACCTGCTTGAAGCGCGGCTGGAAGAGGGCGCGCTGCGCGTCAATGGTGGCACGCCGCTGCGTGCAGCCGAAGGCGTTGGCCCCGTGACGCTGGGCATCCGGCCCGAGGATGTGGAGCTGCACCCGGAGGGCGAGTTGGGCTTTGACGTGGAGATCGTGGAAGAGCTGGGCGGCCACCGCCTGCTGCACGGGCGGCTGGCCGAGCAGCCGTTCACCGTCCATATCGGGAAAGGCGGCGAGGCCAGCCCAGGTGCGATGCGGGTGCGGTTGAAGCCCGAAGCCCTGCGCCTCTTTGACCATGAAACGGGGCGCGCGCTGTGA
- a CDS encoding peptide ABC transporter substrate-binding protein: protein MSRSFALSALMLSTALSTAAFAADVPEGTNLAADQTFTYRVLDEFSSFDPQVVEDVNGSEVVRDLFEGLYNQDADGNNVPGVALSHEVSADNMTYTFTLRDNAKWSDGNPVTAGDFVYAWQRAVDPELASPYAWFMELMSIENASAIIAGEKPITDLGVSAPDDTTLVVKLSQPLPYFDKMVTHATTFPAPKWAIDAHGKEWTRPGNIVSNGAFVLTEHVLKERSARERNTMYWDNDNTVLDKVVTLVIGDDAQALTRWRAGEVEKTEIPAGQYPALKEEFAEEAYALPRLCNYYFTFNTVSGPEAFKDARVRQALAYAIDRDVIVERVLQGGQFPAYTFTPAATAGFEVPSVEYAGMSQADRDAKAKELLAEAGYGPDGEKLAFTYLYNTSEAHKQVAIVATQMWKQKLGVEVELSNQEWKVFLETRGNQNFDMARGAWCGDYNEASTFLDLLTSPSGYNDGKYSNARVDELMTEAKSSADAQPLYTEVEQILADEMPVVPVYHYSTNMMLADSIQGWPVNNVEQNWYSKNLYKVSE from the coding sequence ATGTCGCGTTCGTTCGCGCTTTCCGCGCTTATGCTTTCCACCGCTCTCAGCACCGCTGCCTTCGCCGCAGACGTCCCCGAGGGCACCAATCTCGCCGCAGATCAGACCTTCACCTACCGGGTGCTGGACGAGTTCTCCTCCTTCGACCCGCAGGTCGTTGAGGATGTGAACGGCTCCGAAGTGGTCCGCGATCTGTTCGAAGGCCTCTACAACCAGGACGCCGACGGCAACAACGTTCCGGGCGTCGCGCTGAGCCACGAAGTCAGCGCCGACAACATGACCTACACCTTCACGCTGCGCGACAACGCCAAGTGGAGCGACGGCAACCCGGTGACCGCTGGCGATTTCGTCTACGCCTGGCAGCGCGCCGTAGATCCGGAGCTGGCCTCCCCCTACGCGTGGTTCATGGAGCTGATGTCGATCGAGAACGCCTCCGCCATCATCGCGGGCGAGAAGCCGATCACCGATCTGGGCGTCTCCGCGCCGGATGACACGACGCTCGTCGTGAAGCTCAGCCAGCCGCTGCCCTATTTCGACAAGATGGTGACCCACGCCACCACATTCCCGGCCCCGAAATGGGCGATCGATGCCCACGGCAAGGAATGGACGCGCCCGGGCAACATCGTGTCCAACGGTGCTTTCGTGCTGACCGAGCACGTGCTGAAAGAGCGCTCCGCCCGTGAGCGCAACACCATGTACTGGGACAACGACAACACCGTTCTGGACAAGGTCGTGACGCTTGTGATCGGCGACGATGCGCAGGCCCTGACCCGCTGGCGCGCTGGTGAAGTCGAGAAAACCGAGATCCCGGCAGGCCAGTACCCGGCCCTTAAGGAAGAGTTCGCGGAAGAAGCCTACGCGCTGCCGCGCCTGTGCAACTACTACTTCACCTTCAACACCGTCAGCGGCCCGGAAGCCTTCAAGGACGCCCGTGTCCGTCAGGCTCTGGCCTATGCCATCGACCGCGACGTGATCGTGGAGCGCGTGCTGCAGGGTGGCCAGTTCCCGGCCTACACCTTCACCCCGGCCGCCACCGCGGGCTTTGAAGTGCCCAGCGTGGAGTACGCCGGCATGAGCCAGGCCGACCGCGACGCGAAGGCCAAGGAACTGCTGGCCGAAGCCGGCTACGGCCCGGACGGCGAGAAGCTCGCCTTCACCTACCTCTACAACACCAGCGAAGCCCACAAGCAGGTTGCCATCGTGGCAACCCAGATGTGGAAGCAGAAACTGGGCGTCGAGGTCGAGCTGTCCAACCAGGAATGGAAGGTCTTCCTCGAAACCCGCGGCAACCAGAACTTCGACATGGCCCGTGGCGCTTGGTGTGGCGACTACAACGAAGCCTCGACCTTCCTTGACCTGCTGACGAGCCCCTCCGGCTACAACGACGGCAAATACTCCAACGCCCGTGTGGACGAGCTGATGACGGAAGCGAAATCTTCCGCCGACGCGCAGCCGCTCTACACCGAGGTGGAGCAGATCCTCGCCGACGAAATGCCGGTGGTGCCGGTCTATCACTACTCCACCAACATGATGCTGGCCGACAGCATTCAGGGCTGGCCGGTGAACAACGTCGAGCAGAACTGGTACTCCAAGAACCTCTACAAGGTCTCCGAGTAA
- a CDS encoding ABC transporter permease — protein sequence MTSAKARLQSQDFAQDVAEEMLSSRSFWADARARFFKNRMALVSIFMLFLLVLFAIFGNVIAQWNYEEIDWNLLGQIKEEGGPSIANGHYFGVDELGRDMYARVVQGSRTSLLVGFVAGIASVLIGSTIGAFAGYFGGRFDSIVMGAYTIWLSVPYIIFFVVWQAFFGRSLGQMILVIILVNWTAGLLIVRGQVMMLRNREFVDAARMLGLSDVAIIFRHIAPNILWVVVIYTSMVVPEVIMMESLVSFLGVGIQEPNTSWGALISEGASTMTFGTLWQLAFPAAFFVIAQVSLYYIGDGLRDALDPKDRL from the coding sequence GTGACCTCCGCCAAAGCCCGCCTGCAATCGCAGGACTTCGCTCAGGATGTCGCCGAGGAGATGCTCTCCTCGCGCTCCTTCTGGGCCGACGCCCGCGCCCGCTTCTTCAAGAACCGCATGGCACTGGTCTCGATCTTTATGCTCTTCCTGCTGGTGCTCTTTGCCATCTTCGGCAATGTGATCGCCCAGTGGAACTACGAGGAAATCGACTGGAACCTCCTTGGCCAGATCAAGGAGGAAGGCGGCCCCTCCATCGCCAATGGCCACTACTTCGGCGTCGATGAACTGGGCCGCGACATGTACGCACGCGTCGTGCAGGGCAGCCGCACCTCGCTGCTAGTCGGCTTCGTTGCCGGCATCGCCTCGGTGCTGATCGGCTCCACAATCGGCGCTTTCGCCGGCTACTTCGGGGGCCGTTTCGACAGCATCGTGATGGGGGCCTACACGATCTGGCTTTCCGTGCCCTACATCATCTTCTTCGTTGTCTGGCAGGCCTTCTTCGGCCGCTCGCTCGGGCAGATGATCCTCGTGATCATCCTCGTGAACTGGACGGCTGGCCTTCTGATCGTGCGCGGTCAGGTGATGATGCTGAGAAACCGCGAATTCGTGGACGCCGCCCGCATGCTGGGCCTGTCGGACGTCGCCATCATCTTCCGCCATATCGCCCCCAACATCCTCTGGGTGGTGGTGATCTACACCTCCATGGTGGTGCCGGAAGTGATCATGATGGAGAGCCTCGTCTCCTTCCTTGGCGTCGGCATCCAGGAGCCCAACACGAGCTGGGGCGCGCTGATTTCCGAGGGCGCTTCCACCATGACCTTCGGCACGCTCTGGCAGCTGGCCTTCCCGGCGGCCTTCTTTGTGATCGCCCAGGTCTCCCTCTACTACATCGGCGACGGCCTCCGTGACGCCCTCGACCCGAAGGATCGCCTATGA